Genomic DNA from Solanum dulcamara chromosome 4, daSolDulc1.2, whole genome shotgun sequence:
ttcctttttatttggtGATGATACTGACTTTAAAAGTTCGACTAATTTGAATTTACACCATAAAAAGGATATTTGGTATAAACGTACCCTACCAAATATTCGTTGCCCTATAAGAAAGGATTATAAGCCcatttggatgagcttaaaaaagtaacttttatgtataaagtgcttttagaactttgaaatgctgaaagttatttttataaataagcagttgagtgtttggataaaagtatttatgatgtgaattttggggttaaaagaataaaaaaaggtagtttgagaatttaattaaaatataaaggatataaaagtaatttccatggtcaaagaaaatgactttaagcactttggaaaaaaagttagaaatcctaacttttcatttttgactgactttaagaactttatggcttaaagccagcattagacaaacacgtccaaaagctaaaaaggggctttaagttggttttgaccaacttaaagccaattcaaacgggctctatatttGATATGAGCTTTGTTATatagaatttaaaattaaatctttCTGTTGTCAaagaccaacttaaagccaattcaaacgggctctatatttGATATGAGCTTTGTTATatagaatttaaaattaaatctttCTGTTGTCAACTTATTTTTGATTGAGGAATATTTTGAACTAAAACAactcaaaaatattcaaaatacaatGTGGAATTATTTGTTTTGTGCCAAATCTAAgcaatttttcttcaaaaaactTCATACTATTAAAAATATCACAACACTTTTAATATGAACTTTTTTTCCCTTCAACCACTAATATGAAACTTTGTTCACATACTTAACAATCTTCTCTTTAAAGGTTCCACATGACTCATCGATTACTTCATGGGCTTAATTATTTATAGATTAATCATGTGCCACTTATGTCAATTGAGTATTTATTTTCACAAAATTTACTGACTGCTTTTTGTTTGTATGTGTCCCCAAAGCTATGGACAAAGATAGTGAACAAACTTGTAGATGAACAAAGACGCTAAGGTTCATTTATTTGCAATTAATAGAGGTATGAATCTCAATGTTTAGATCTTAGGCCAAGGGCATTTAATTTGCTTACATTATAATTTAAgcaaatatttaatttgaatagatcttaataatttaaaacatgatCAAAGTGTTAATGTCACTGAGAGTTATATTTTTTTCGTAAATAATTTTTGCTATGACTTGTCCACAATGTGATCAGGAGATCACGGGTTCAAACCTTGAAAACagtctctggcagaaatgcaaggtaaggctgcgtacaatagacccttgtggtcggtcccttccccgaaccctgcATATAGCGAAAACTTTAGTGCACTGGGCTGCCCTTTTATGACTTGTCCACAATCATCAGTCACCACAACGAATCAACTTAGTCATTACAAGCATCACCACCAAAAAGCAACCACCACTGTTGCCAGCCACTATATATAATTAGTCTCTACCTCATTTACCATCTctatcattataattatatataattagtcTCTACCTCATTTATCATCTCTATCATTGTAATTATATATGATCCATATGCACCACAACTTTCATTGCAACCACCACCTCAGTTCCCACTATCAGCCAATACCATCACCGCGACTAATCTCTATTATCAATCATCTCCATTGTCACAAGTAGCATTGCCACACATTATCACCAATACCATCGTGAACCACTACACATTCTTCAGCAATAACCATCAACTACTAGCTTGTAGCAACCAATTTCACCATCCCAATCACCACCACTCCTAACCACGCCACCATAATCAACTTATTGTTATACTAAAACAATTCAAAGATActcttaaaataatataattttattcgTTTTGACCAACTCTCATAATTTTTTTCCACAAAGCCTCATAACATTAAGAGGCGTACTACACCTTATAGGtagatttttcctttcttttcatGAAACTATTGTTCACACACACTATCGTTTGTTtcttccaaaaaaattcaatttaattaTAGTTCATCCCTTCAAATTGCGTTGAACTTTGTGCTAAAAAGCATAGGCAAATCTACCTTACTCTAAGCGGTCGCTTCGTcgaatttttttattgaacatgcatatattattaaaagGCAGAAGTAAcaaatagaaaatatattatgaaaagAGGGATActgctttaaaaaaaaaatcttgcgcttatgaaaatatattatgaaaagAGGGATACTACTAAAAGGTCTAGTTTTAATAAACATCACTTTATAACCATTGTTAACATcactaaataaattaaatttgtataatatgGAATTCTATTATTggattaaattaataataacaaatttGAATTAAATCAAGCATGAAATGACTTATGAAAAGTGAGGAGAATATTAGGGCCGCGTTATAATGTCACCTTTTTTAGCCACTCGTGGGGATGCAAGAATATAGatgttgattttttaaaaagatttctggaatcttatgattattttcagAGACAAAGCTGaattatgaaagaaaaaaagaaagtataaaacATTATTCAATGAGGGAATCCTGAATTCATGATTGGACAATTCTTGGATTAAATATCATTGTTTCAGTCAAAATATTATCTCCTATTTATGCCCGTGTTcaatttataagaaaataatcCTACGACGAAATTATTGTTTTTTCCTATGTAATTTGTTTATTAATTttctatataaaataaattgtaaTAAATTTGCATTTTCACATCAACCTTCTGTTTTTTTATAAGTCCTCGCACCCATTAGGGTATGAAATATATTGAAAAAATTTACTCATACTGGATGTATAAGTCAAACGTAACTACATTAgtttatcaacaacaacaaaaaaatgatTATGATGTGAATGCATATCAATTCAGTGTATTTTTGTTCGTTCAACAGTAACTTATTATtgttgaataaaaaataagttattcatatattaatttttgtatattttatacgGCGTTTGCTTGAAAGACAGaaaataagttattcatgaataaaactAATACAACTTTTGGTTGACAATTTAGAAATCTGAAAAACTAATACAATACATGCATGAGTTATGaggaaatttatatattattttatacaagATAGAAAGTCGAATAACTAATATATGCATAACTAATCTTTGCACAATCAATAGTCTAATACCTTCAGGCTATTCACAGTTTTGattaaaaccaaaatcaaatcaaaaatttaaccaaaacgaataaaaaaccgacatttagtttggtttggttttaaatttgaaaaccgataatatttgcTTTGGTTATgattatagtaaaaaataaacgAATAAATAAACCGacatttggtttgatttggttttaaatttgaaaaactgataatatttggtttggttatggttaaagtaaaaaataaccgaaccaaaccgataaatatatacataaaatttataattatttatatgtataatattagtttttcataaataattaaagatattttataccttttaattattaatttaagatGGTCGAAGtactttttattatattatggattctcaagttagtttagtttagtttaaatatgtatttttttcattttaatggacaaagttatttgtattttaaaacCTCTGTTTGACTTGTTCGTTTAAATCTAAACTTTGTTGCAAGTTTGGTCCACCTGATTTGCCATTAGCATGTCTTTCCCTCAATATGCAACAAAGTTTGCCCTTGTGGGCTCTGAGGAAAAAAGAGCatcataagaaatttgaagaatgccGGCTAGTCATAAAAcgaaaaaccgaaccaaatcgacaataaccaaaccggtGGTTATTATtatacttggtttggttatggttttagacatttaaaaaccgattaaattggtttggttatgattttaatcaataaccgacccaaaccgaaccatgaacacccctaaccttcataaaataatacatagtcAATCATAACTAATTCCTTTGTTACTAACAGTGGCGGACTCAGCATGTGTTCAGGGGGTTCGTCCGAACCCCCTTCTGACGAATCCCcttctttaaaattttttactatttatacacggttaaaatatttttatatgtataaatagtaaatgtcgaacccccttcggctagttcgtgtgtctactttttcagattttgaattcCCTTATTAAAAATCTTGATTCCGCCACTGAttactaatacatgtataactctaatcaactaccaaatgaccccttgACTTATTCTCCAACTTTTGTAAATTTAAAACACggtcatttaaaaaaaatgggtTTAATTTATTGAAACTAATTTTGTTGAACAAATCGTTTGAGAAAGTATTTTCTTGCGGATTTTATCTCACTGCACCACTAAGATTATCTACAACGGAATAGTTACCATTAAATATTGTTCGAGTAATTAGTTTATCAATAAATGTATGTATatcatatttataatatatgtataattaatataaaatattgacAATTTATGCATTTTATACATTTTTCTTAAGCTAGAATGGCCTAATGATTCAGCTTCGTAATTATTCCATCTACCTACTACTACAAAATACAAATTAAGAAGTTGGGGATGCTTTGAACAGACCATTACAATGGTGAAGAAAAAGACGACGAAGAAGAATAAGAGCCCATTACATTTGTTTAATAGCCCAATGTATTGATTTGATGAAGAATTACATAATGGCCCAATCATATTTTGGATTTACAAGGTTAGGCTTTAAAAATGAAGGAACAAATTACctaaataacaaatattttttactataattattaattctctctttagtttgaaataattatatattgtctcactaattaataatttcaaacCAGCTAAGTCAGATACacctacatacatatatatttattatcaaATACACgctaaaatataaatacatagGAGGGAGACGAGCAAGAAAGTCAATATATTACAAATATatgtgaatcacactagatacatacCAAATACATtctaaatatattttgagatataGATACATTGGGAGAGTGGGAGAGAGGCAAGCAATAGAGTTAGTTATCCCATATACATGCGAATCCACTTGGATACAGTGTATCTGaaataaattacacctaattgtGACCCATATATCCgaaatacatgtatctgaacGCGCAAGACACATATATCTGATGACCAAAATCAGACACGAACGACAACTTCAAAAACTCATGAAAAAACACATAATTAGACCCTAAActaataaaatttatgatattttccCAAAAATGGAATAGATGGCGCAATGGCTTTCGGCCACAGTTTAAATTGCTGATTTAGATAAATATTCTATTCTTTTAGGccactaattaaattttattattattattttaattatgcaaATCTAACCCTGAAAAAGTTAACTTTTCAGACATATAATTTTAGACACCGATCATATGTTTGCTAATATACTTtataattttacaaataaaatattaggTTATTATCTAACATTTGAATAACTGATAAAATTTTAGACCATAACCTAACactttctcttatgattttgagatttctcaaaaaaaaatctttagacGGTAATTTAAATGAAACATAAACTAGGCGAGCCATTATGAAGACTAGAGACTAGTGTCATGTTCATTCATAATTTCGTCATGaatcattaattatttgaacCTCACTCACTCACTATAGGCGATATTTTATCGTTATCCAACAACGACGATTTATTTGGATCTAATGTCCAACTTGCATAGTAAAGATGAAAACaacagaagaaaaagaagagaattttgACAGAAAATTTTAGGTGATAAATTTATATTCCCTTTGCTTGGCACACGAAAGAGATACGTCTATCTACTTATCTCCAAATGTATGATGTGCAAAAAAAACTGTTTTCTTTTTTACCAAGAATTTATTTTTCCCATGTCcttttttctttccttccaATTTGATAGAATATAGGGTGATCATGACATTCATCCAATACATAAAAATTGGGGACAGATTCACCTTTCAATCATTAATCGGGGCAAATGCCCCTTTCACTCTCGAATCTAATTAttgaaaaaatttcaaacatgtaaatatatgatttttttttttttagaatataTGTTAGTATATACTATGAGTGTGTTTGGTTTTTGGTATAAAAAAAGGtcgttcaattttttttcatgtttgattgatcaaaatatttataaaatatttttttttgaacaagaaattctttaaaaatcaagaaaaataatttcccTAAAGGAAGTCGAGAAAAGAAATTTCCATAAATAGCATTCTACGCTCATTGTGATTTCCTCTCCACCTGCACCGTAACATCCCCACCCCACCCTTTCATATTTCtataaagtattttttaaaattatatataaatgttattgaGTAATATTTTCtgctaaatataaaaaaataagcaaGAAAACCTGCACTTATTAATCATGAAAGTATTTTTAGAGgaaaatatataattcattCATACCAAACATACCCAATGTCTCTACTAGTTATTGTCACGATAGAATAGTCAATTTAATGATATGTATTATTTAAAGAGATTCTTAGAATAGGATCAATATAATGATATGTATTATCTAAAGAGATTCTTTCTATGACTTTTACTGCAAATGGCATGGACCATGGTGATTCATTTTTAGCTATAGTGGACCTTTTAATCTCTTGAAAATTTAGAAGAAACATGGTATGAAAGACCAACTAATTAATTTTTCGgataaatttttttaacttgATTTGAGTTTAtgacaattatttttaattacatAAAAGTCATTTAACTATGAGAAAGAGGAATTTGTTAAACTCAATATGAATTACTACTACGTACTGATGAAATTTACCTTTAATTTTGCGGATGATTTCTCTACAAAACTTTTTCAACAATAAGCTGATAGTGCATGGAAAAGGTATAAGGCACAAAATCTTGGAATTGTTCCAAAGTTTCTCTTTATGCATGGAAAAGGAGTTCCAATTGACACCAAATGGACCACGCCAATTATGTCCAACCTTTAGGGGTGGACAAATGACATTCTggaagaaatttttttaaaaaaaaaggttaattcaagaaaaaaatcaGATTGGTAATTTATTTAAGTTTTATCCAGGAATAATATACATGGTCCATTTCTCGATTGGTACGTATCATGCTTACGTATGAGCCATATTAATTTTCTCTATATCGTTTCGGTTTTATAGAATGTCTCTGGAAGAAAAAATGAGATTAACTAAATAAAAGTTGGTATTAAtataatacacacaaaaaaatagaaGGACCACTTTATCGTACAAAAGTAATAGAGTAATTGTCAGTAAATATCAAGATCAAAATCGAACATCTAATTAGAATGCAACATGTTTTATTGGATTATGACTTTTCAATATCTTATCACAATTTCTAAATAGTAGTATACATTATAAACTTGTGTAGATCTCCATATAtgattcttgatttttaaaaaattaaaagaattttaGTGTGTGCTCAAAAATTTTAGACCTGTCTTCATTTTAAGGAATGTTATATCACAAAATCATTGTCCTAAAACCCATTGAGAATGACAAGcctttaaattttaaagattGCCCTGCTCCCTAAGGCACCCCTAAAAGGAATCTCTATAGGACATTGATCACCTCTGggatataataaaaatataatctcATCTTTAAGAAAATTAGCTATGTATTGATCATATCTTATATcagtttaaatatatatatatatatatatatatatatatatttattggaatagaaaatttatctcatcaaATACATGAAATTTCTACGTGATGACTTGCATACTTATATTATCAAGATAACTAAAAGCACTATGATTTTCACTTCTAAGATGTCCCCCCCAAACTAGCACCAAGATTAATTAAGATATCACaatctaaattaatttattacgGAATAACTCATCATATTCAATCATATTGCGTCTAGCATTTTGTATACATCATATAGTAACTATGATCTAGCTGTATGAGAGATTTGATTATGCAGTCCTATATAAATTTGCTTttaattttatgtcatttttatatgtaattaaaaatatcatttttttctattcaatttGTAAGTTTTTCACCGAAATGAATTAATTAACATCCCTTTAAAATTGAACGATTACGTTTAGTCGATTAGCTAATTAAATTTTTTCGAATAAAACTTGCATTATCCTCCCCATCTTGTAATCCCTTTCCTGTCATCCCTAACCTTGCCCCAActgctttttttctttttaataaaaaagaatGGTTAGGAAAACCAGATTCAAGTGTTGGAAACTAGTAGTATTGGCAAGTGGAGgcagaaaggaaaataaaataaaagatgcaTGCATTAATTCAGGTGGCCATTTTTTGGAACGTTTCTGAGAGGCGCAGAAAGGAACCGAAACAGCAATTCCAATGATATCAGAGAAACTAATGAATTAAAACTCTGCCACTACACAATATTGGATCGTTCTTCTTTGTCTTTTTGTTCAACCTATGTGCCTCCAAAATTAATTCGTGCACggtaaaattaaatttttctcACCCGCCCCCCACCCATTCACATACTACTACACAAGATTAATGGCTTATGTCTGACACGTAAGAAAATATCAAGATCACCTCATTCAAATCAAACCCATGCAATCCCTTGTCTTTTGCCCTTTTATTTGCGCACAtagtaataaaaatactttatcgtattcaaatattataatttatattttatattatataataaaaggAAATTAATACAAGTTCAATGTGATGGAATCAGAACGATATTCCCGGCCAGCTGCTTAATTCATATTGGTATCGGAGTTGATGGCAGTATTTATTTACTGCTATCAACAATGATTTTACGATTGagaaactttaactttaagtaggttgaagaaagagaaagagagattcCGCGGCAGTAGGTTTTGTGGTTCCAAAGCAGCCGAGTCACCAAAATTTTAGATTCTTCTCCAACTGGGCTCTTCAATTCCTCCTCTCACCTCTTTCATTATAAGCTCCGCCCTTTTTTCCATCACCCATATTACCTTATTTCCTAAGTACAATTTTAATTTAGGAAATCGATCGATTGATATGGCATCAAGCTCACTTCAATCTTCTTCATGGACTCCACAGCAAAACAAGAAGTTTGAGAAGGCCCTAGCCGAATTCGATAAGGACACACCTGACCGCTGGCAGAATGTGGCGAAGGCCGTAGGAGGTGGAAAATCGGCCGATGAAGTGAAGAGACACTACGAAATACTTATTGAAGATCTCAGGCGCATCGAATCTGGCCGTGTCCCTCTTCCTAATTACACCCGTGAACAACAAAGGTATTTTTAATGATAcctaatgtatttttttttattatcattgatatattttacatcataccattcaaaaatattctttatttgGTTCAAATGAGTACTTTAATTACTTTACATATTTCtaacttttgtttattttgtaaaacctaaGAAATATTCTTGCCTTTTTGTAGTATTCAGTTAGTATCTTCTTTTCAACTTTTGTTTTACTTTACTCGATGTAAAAAAACGTTTGCGTTTTCTTGATTATGGTTAGTTAGAGGATTAATCCCCTTTAGAACACGGTTGATACAAGAGTAAGATCGTAACTAGAGTTATTTTCTTAATCTAAAGTGATTAATTAACTAGAGTATATATATTtgagtgtatatatacatatatatatatatatatatatatcaaacttCTAATCGAACTTAATTTAGAATATATGTTGTTTATGGTCTAGGCCGTTTGCATGTAAAATTTTCATACTAGTAATTTCACTACGCTTCTAATTATTAACAATATGAGTCTCTCTTTCATTTCACTTATTAtagatttatttatttcttttttttaattcttcttTTGTAATTGTTGAGTAGGCTTCTGAGGTATGTGAACCTGCACTAGTGAGGATGTTGGCAAGAAGATATTAAGGTGGATATCACTACCTATCAAGTCAAGTAtatgacaaaagaaaaaaaaaagatgccCTTAACAGTACTCTATGGAAATTGCATTGTACCTTGTCCTAATTATGTAAAATAGTGTACGTTTTCTGCTACTTCCACCATGTTTTATTGTATTGTACTAGTACCGCAATATCTTATCGAATCGTATGAATCTCTTATATATGTCTCTCAAGTTTCAAAAGAAATGagcatatttaatttattaccTCACATGCAACATGTCGAATAATTGTGCATGTGTTTTTTCGGTGGGGTTCTATCATTTTGTCATCGCAAATTCAACTTAATTAGTCCTTGGATTATACATCATAGTATATCCATCTTCTATTTCGTTTTAGTtcttcaaaagaatgaaatCTTTTTATACTCGACATACTTtgtaatcataaaaaaaaaatgtctaAGGTCACTGCAAGTtcgaaataaaaaaatatatactttattCCTTAATTAGATATGTTCCCAGTCAAACTCCTTTTGgaattaaagttataaaaagagaaagaaatattttttttaaataaaaagtaaaagatatttcTTTGGAAGGCAATTAAGGGAAAGTGGAAAAGGAcacattaattaaaattgatacGCAAAAGATAGTATGATGATTGACTTGATGTGACTGTTTGGTATTACGACTCTTCTCCATACCTCTGAAATATACCATCACCATCCATATATTATCCAAATCAGATATATAGGATTGCAAATGGAAGACAAGAGAGAACAATGAACAAATTTATTCACTTGAAATTAGATTAAAATTGACCCTATATTTGCTATACTTGCTTTATATGAAAATCAATAATTCTTTTCCTGGTTTCATACTTCCAagttacaaataaaatatcgCTGTCACACTAGCTAGGGCTCCATGAAAGGAAATGATTGACAATAAATTGTTGGAAAATATATATCAAGGACACAAATTTATATGAAGAAAAACACAAAGACGAAGGTTTGATAATATGaacaaaaaacataaaattgtATGCTTGAAACACGTGCAAAACGTTTttctaaaaatgatatttgCTTCCTCTCATCCACGAGATTGCTATGGAATTGTATGCAAATAGTTTTAGTTGATATAACAATCTTATGAATATCTGCACTAAGCAAATAGTGAAGAAATCCTATTGGAAGGTAAGAACTTGATTTCAGTAAAAAGTTGTTTGTAAATCTGTATTAGTTGGATTTAAATAGAATTGGTGGTAACCAAAGAATGAAAAGACGGAACCTTCCATTTATAAGACACCAACTAAAGAATGAAAAGACacactctttcatttaaaagacACCAACTAAAGAATGAAAAGATACACCCTTTCATTTAAGAAAacttatattaataatttagttTAAACAAAATCCAACAATCCCCTACTGGTTTAAGTATAAATTAGGACACAAAGATCCAATTATGTTCATGCATAGAGTAATGTATCTTTCGATTTGAACATTACCTTAGTATAGTATCACAAGATGGAATCTTTGAACATGTTATTCCTTGTGATAACATCGGTGACATTACACACGTAAACATTGTATTCTTGTTTTCCACTCAAACATGCTTAGCACTTTAATGGCCATGTGCTATCCAAAATTCATGAACATTTATGAAAGTAACTCCAACTCTCAAT
This window encodes:
- the LOC129884484 gene encoding protein RADIALIS-like 4 gives rise to the protein MASSSLQSSSWTPQQNKKFEKALAEFDKDTPDRWQNVAKAVGGGKSADEVKRHYEILIEDLRRIESGRVPLPNYTREQQRLLRYVNLH